In the genome of Bacteroides mediterraneensis, the window GGAGTGTAGGCTCTTCAAGTTCGGAAGACTATTTTAGAAAAGGTATAGAAGCATCAATTGGTTTTCTTTCAGATAATTATGATTTTGATAAAGTACAGGAAAGTGACATCCTTAACTTTATAAATCGTCTGGATTACTCTTCAAAAGATGCGGAGGGTAAGAAAGAACTGATAAATACTCAGGCTTGGATTCTTCACTTTCTGAATCCGGTAGAATGCTGGTCTAATGTACGTCGTTCCGGTTATCCTAAATTGAAATCTCCTGCCGAATATGGCTTCGGTACTTACCTGGTAGACGGTCAGGAGATACCGGTAAGATTCTGCTACCCGGTTCTTGAATCGTCATACAATAAAAATAACTATGATGCAGCTGTAGAAAGAATGGGTGGTACAAACAGTTGGTATAACCATGTATGGTGGGATGTGGAAGACCCCGTGAATGAAGAAACAGTAAATCAATAATCGAAAATAGAACGCATTATGAAAAATATGAAATATATAATGATGGCTTTTCTTGCAGTAAGTTTATTGACTACATCGTGCAAGGAAGATGAACCTTTCGATACGAAGGCAGATAGCGACTATCCCGTGATATTGGATCCTATTTTTAAGGATAAGGTTGATGGCGTAATACAGAATCTTGAACCTTTTGACAGGGATAAGAATTTGACAATGACCGTCATTGTTACTCCCACTCATTGTACCAAAGTGGAATGGTACATTGATAATGTCAAGGTGGCAGATGGAACATCTCTTGATTGGTCTCTCGAAGCTGGCGAATACATGCTCACGGTAAAGGCCATCAATACTGTGACGGGCCAGTCTACTTCCCGTCAGGCTGGGGTTGTGGTCAATCCGCTGAAGGAAGACCCTGTAATTACAACTACTGAGTTAGGAAGGATTTCTGCTCCAGGCACTTCCCCCAGATTGTATGGAAACAACTTGGAGAGTATTACCAAGGTGGCTCTTCAGAAGTTGGTTTCTGCAGAAGAAACTTCTCCTTCCAAATCAGAAACCGGTACAGGTAAGTTGGAATTAGAAGTGTTGTCTGGTTCAGATGAAAAGGGTAACTATATTGAATATGCTCTTCCTGAAACGTTACCTGTGGGGAATTATAGAATCAGTATGATTGATAGCGAAGGTGACAGTTATGGTGGAGGTACGACTACTGTCATAACATCTTCATTAATTACCGGAGGATTTGGTGTGGCTACTATTCTCTCTGATTTTACTCTTACCGGAATAAATCTCGACCAGGTGGCTTCAATTTATATTGGCGAAACAGAGGTTGCTGATTTTAAATCCAACGAAGAGGGTACGGCCTTAACCGTTACTTGTCCGAATATAAAAGGTGGAACTTATAAACTTTCAGCTGTCTGCAAAGATGGTTCTAAAGTGCTTTTCTATAGCGCGAATAAGGAAGTTGAATCTGTGGATATCAAGATTTCTGATGAACTTCTCATTTGGACAGGACATGAATATATTTCATGGGAGCAGGGAATTGCATATGATTTGAAGTCAAATCTGTTTATGCCTGATGGCTCTTCCCTATTCACAGAGGCTAATATAGGTAAAACTATTTATGTATATTTCTCTTTAAAACCCGGTATGGGATATTACAAGATGAGATTTACAGATAATGCTTGGGCTGAGGTTCTGCCGGGAATGCCAGAGCTGAATACTGATATAGATTTGTCTGCTGCTGAATTTAAAGATAATCCGGTGTATAAAGTTGAAATCACTCCGGAACGATTAGACTGGATTAATGCAAAGGGACTTCTCCTGACAGGTCATGGGTATTATTTGGATAGTGTAACATTAAAATAAAAAACGGAAGATATGAAGAAAATGATATCATACTGGAGTCTGTTATTGATATTGATAATGGGCACCGTTACATTCAGCTCTTGTAAAGACGACGAGAGTAATGTTGAAGTATCTGCTACGCCACAGTTGGTCAGTACCTTTCCCGAGGCCGGTAGCGAGTTGTTAAGCATGGCGGCTAAAGAGATAACATTGAAGTTTGACAATTTTATCTATATGGATGAAAGCAAGAAAGACCAAATTACGGTATCACCCGAGGTTACAGTAGAAGATATTGGTATATTGGGAAAAGAATTAATTCTGAGACTATCTTCACTTGCGTCCAATACTGAATATACGGTAACCGTGCCAACTGGAGTCCTCAAAGATCGATATGATAATGTGCTGGATAAAGTTGAACTGAAATTTAAAACGATGAACATTACGGTAGAGGTAGAACCTAATCAGTCGGGAATGCGAAGTGATGCTTTGGAATTAATGAAGAACGTTAGTGTGGGATGGAACCTGGGTAATAGCTTGGAAGCCTTCAATGAGGACGGTCAGATTAATCACGGAGCTGATACAGAAACGGCATGGGGAAACCCCGCAACAACTGCTGAGATGATAACAGCTATAAAGAATGCAGGATTCAATGCGGTACGTATTCCAGTCCGCTGGTATCCTCATGCGGTGAATGAAGAACTGACTGAATTCAATCAGGAGTGGATAACAAGAGTGAAGGCGGTGATTGATATTTGTCTGAATGACGGAATGTATGTCATCCTTAATACTCACCATGAAAAATGGGAAACAGTTGCAAAGGGTGGAGAAAGTGAAGAAACCATGAATTCAAACCTTTCCAAGTTTGCCAATCTTTGGAAATTTATTGCGACTACATTCCGTGATTATGATGAGCGTCTTGTTTTTTCGGGAACAAATGAAATGCATAACGCTGAGTGGGATTCTTCGGAAGCAGAATTACAGATGCAGAATCAGTTTAACGAATGTTTTGTAAATGTCGTAAGATCTACCGGTGGCAAGAACTTTTATCGTAACCTGATAGTGCAGGCTTATTCATGCTTCCCCGATAATGCATTGACCGATAAATTTATTCTTCCTAAAGATGTGGTAGAAAACAGATTGAGTGTGGAATTCCATTTTTATCGTCCGTCTGCTTTTGCTTATATGGATTGTCCGGGTTATGAAAGTAACACTTTCCATTACTGGGGTAAGGATTACAAGGCAAATAATAACCCTGCCGTAAATTATACGGAAGATGAAGCCTACGTGGATGATTTGTTTGGCAAGCTTAAGGCCAAATTCGTAGACAATGGCTGTGGAGTGGTTATGGGCGAATACGGCGTGGTGACTACTCCTTCCACTAAGGGTAGTAAGGTGGAGAATGATCTTGCAGAAACAAAGAAGTACTATATGAATTATCTGACTTCATCAGCCTGCAGGAATGGCATTGTTCCTTTCGTATGGGATAATGGAAGTTATTATAATCTGGAGTGGGATGATTTCTTTAGTGTAGCTTATGGCTATAAAGCTGATGCGGAATACTTCGGATTATTCAACAGATATGATTCGATGAATTCAGGTGCTTGTCAGACACCTGTTCTTGAGGGAGTCATGACAGGGACAGCGATGGATTATCCTTATTAATGATTCTATAAAAAGTTATAAGATGAGAGTATTATTTTTAGTCTTATTCTTTCTTTTAAACATAGTTCCTTGCGCCAACTGCAAGGAACTATTTGAAATAAAAAAAGGAGTGAATATCAGTCATTGGTTGTCGCAACGATATGATAAATGTCCGCCTATAGACAAAGGAATGAATGAAACAGATTTCAGTAAACTTTCTAAGGAAGGGTTTGATCATGTCAGGCTTCCGGTGGACGAGGCTGTATTATGGAATGAGGATGGCAGGAAAAATGAAAAAGCATTCAACTTTCTTCATAAAGGAATCAGATGGGCTTTAAAAAACGAGCTAAGAGTGATAGTTGATCTTCATATTATCCGTTCCCATTATTTCAATGCCGGGCAAGAAGGGAAAGTCAACAAGTTGTGGACTGATGAAACAGAACAGAACCATTTTCTTGACTTGTGGGGGGGACTCAGTGATGAGTTAAAGCAATATCCTGTATCGATGCTGGCGTATGAAATCATGAATGAGCCCACAGCTCCTGACCATGAAGACTGGAACGGACTGGTAGCTAAGGCTTGTCGTTATATCCGGAAGAAGGAACCGGACAGGATGTTGGTCATCGGCTCCAATATGTGGCAGGGAGTAGGAACCTTTCCGTTTCTGAAAGTACCGGAAGGAGATAAGCACATCATGTTAAGTTTTCATTTTTATGAGCCGTTTTTGCTGACACATTATAGGGCTGGCTGGACAGACCTTGCCAATTTCGGAGGGAACGTTCATTATCCGGGAATGCTTGTCAGCAAAGAGGAGATGGCCGGCCTGGCCGAAGCGGATAGAAAGTTGGCTTCAAGATGGCCGGATGAATGGAGTAAAGCTAAGTTGGCATCGCTTGTGGAAAAAGCAAAAAAATTAGCGGATGCAAAAGGACTTATACTTTATTGCGGAGAATTCGGGGTATATCAGACCGCTCCTCGGGCTGATGCGTTGAGGTGGTATTCAGATATAGTATCTGTGTTCGGGGAAATGGATATACCATGGTCTGTTTGGGATTATAAAGGTGGATATGGAATTTACAGTCCTGATGGAGTGCCGCGAAAAGAACTGATAAGAATATTGGTACCAATGGATGGTAAAAAATAATCAGGTTTTCAATAGGTAATTTTAAATATGTGAGATATTATAAATAACGAAAACAATTTGTAATTATGGGTTATATAAGAAATATATGTATGACAGCTTGTCTGATGTTAAGCGTTTGTAGCTGTAGTGACAGACAAAAAAATGGAGTTTCACCAGCAATACCCTATGATGCGGAGATTGAAGCGAAAATCGAGAAAATGCTTGATAAAATGACGCTTGAGGAAAAAGTAGGGCAAATGTGTGAAATAACAGTGGATGTAATTACTGATTTTGAAGCAAGCAATAAAAAGGGTAAGTTTACGTTGAGTGAAGCAATGCTGGATACTGTGATTGGTAAATACAAGGTTGGCTCTATCTTAAATGTGCCTTTAAGTATTGCTCAAAGCAAGGAAGTATGGGCTGAAGCAATAAAGCAGATACAGGAGAAATCGATGAAAGAAATAGGGATTCCTTGTATCTATGGGGTAGACCAGATCCATGGAACAACCTATACATTAGGGGGAACAATGTTTCCACAAGGAATCAACATGGCGGCCTCTTTTAATCGTGAACTGACAAAGAAGGGGGCAGAAATCTCTGCGTATGAAACGAAAGCTGGATGTATTCCTTGGACTTATGCTCCTGTTGTGGATTTAGGGAGAGACCCAAGGTGGTCACGTATGTGGGAAAATTATGGTGAGGATTGTTATGTGAATGCAGAGATGGGTAAGGCAGCTGTTGCCGGATTTCAGGGGGAAGATCCTAACCATATTGATGAATACCATGTGGCTGCATGTATGAAACATTATATGGGTTATGGTGTTCCTGTTTCGGGCAAGGATCGTACTCCTTCATCTATATCGCCCAGTGATTTGAGAGAAAAGCACTTTGCTCCGTTTCTGGAAGCTGTTCGTAATGGCGCACTCACTGTGATGGTCAATTCGGCCATGGATAATGGCATGCCTTTTCATGCAAATCATGAACTGCTGACCAAATGGTTGAAAGAAGATTTGAACTGGGATGGCATGGTAGTAACAGACTGGAATGATATTAATAACTTGTGTACACGTGACCGTATTGCAGCTACGAAAAAAGAGGCGATCAAGATGGCTATCAATGCAGGTATTGACATGTCAATGGTGCCATACGAAGTAAGTTTCTGCACCTACCTGAAGGAGCTGGTAGAGGAAGGCGAAGTGTCAATGGAACGCATTGATGACGCAGTAGCTCGTGTGCTGCGTCTTAAATACCGGTTGGGCTTATTTGACCATCCTTATTGGGACATAAAAAAGTATGATAAATTTGGCTCGGAAGAGTTTGCAAAAGTTGCTCTTCAGGCGGCCGAGGAGTCAGAGGTGCTACTGAAAAATGAGAATAATATTTTGCCATTAGCAAAAGGTACAAAAATTCTTCTGACAGGCCCCAATGCAAACTCTATGCGAACGCTTAACGGAGGTTGGTCTTATAGTTGGCAGGGAAATAAGGCTGATGAATGTGCTGAAGCTTATAATACAATTTATGAGGCATTTTGTAATAAATTCGGTAAGTTTAATATTATTTATGAACCAGGAGTCACTTATGCTGCATATAAGAACGATAATTGGTGGGAAGAAAATACCCCTGAAATAGGTAAAGCTGTAAATGCTGCAAGGACTGCAGATGTAATTGTGGCTTGTATAGGAGAGAACTCGTATTGTGAAACTCCAGGAAACCTGACAAATCTTACATTGTCGGAAAATCAGCGTAACCTGGTAAAAGCATTAGCTAAAACAGGAAAACCTATAGTACTTGTCTTGAATCAGGGACGTCCGCGTATCATTAGTGACATTGAACCTTTGGCTCGAGGAATTGTGAATGTAATGTTACCGAGTAACTACGGTGGTGACGCTTTGGCGAACCTGATGGCGGGGGATGTAAATTTTAGTGCAAAAATGCCTTTTACTTATCCTAAGCATATCAATGCTATCGCTACGTATGATTATAAGCCTTGTGAGAATATCGGTCAGATGAATGGGAATTATAATTATGATTCTGTGATGGATGTGCAGTGGCCGTTCGGTTATGGCTTAAGCTATACAACTTATAGCTATTCAAATTTAAAAGTGGATAAAACTAATTTTATATATTCTGATAGTCTGACAGTTAGTATAGATGTAACCAACACTGGGAATATGGCGGGTAAGGAGCCTGTTTTGTTGTTTGTGAGTGATTTGGTGGCAAGCAGTACGCCGGATAATATTCGTCTTAGAAATTTTGAGAAAATATCGCTTGAACCAGGCGAAACAAAAACTGTGTCAATGAAGATAAGAGGCAGTGAGCTTGCGTTTGTGGGATACGATGGCAAATGGCGTCTTGAAAAGGGGGAGTTCAGAATAAAATGTGGTGACCAGACTGCTGTAGTGAATTGCACTCAAACAAAAATCTGGGATACACCTAATAAATAGTTGTAAGGAATGAAAAGAACAGTTACTTATATCGTTTTTATTTTAACAGGGTATATACCAGTGCTTCTGGGTTGTGCCCGTCCCGACTTTCGGGATTCTTCCTTGCCTTCCGAACAGCGGGCAGAGCTGCTGTTGCAGGAATTGACACTGGAAGAAAAGATTTCTTTAATGATGGATGTGTCGAAGCCGGTAGAACGGTTAGGTATAAAGCCGTATAACTGGTGGAATGAAGCCCTGCATGGGGTCGCACGTGCCGGATTGGCTACGGTATTTCCGCAGCCGATAGGTATGGCAGCCTCTTTTAATGACTCGTTAGTTTATGAGGTGTTTACGGCAGTGTCGGATGAGGCGCGAGCTAAAAATGCATATTATGCGTCGAAGGGAAGTTATGAAAGGTATCAAGGACTTACGATGTGGACTCCCAATGTAAATATTTATAGAGATCCTCGTTGGGGACGCGGGATAGAAACCTACGGAGAAGACCCGTGTCTTACTACACGTATGGGCGTAAGTGTGGTAAAGGGGCTGCAAGGTGTCAATGACGGGAAATATGATAAACTGCATGCTTGTGCCAAACATTTTGCCGTGCATTCCGGACCGGAGTGGAACCGTCATTCTTTTGATGTGGAAGATTTGCCACTTCGTGATTTATATGAAACCTATTTGCCTGCTTTCAAAGCCCTGGTACAGGATGCAGATGTGAAAGAGGTGATGTGCGCCTATAATCGGTTTGAAGGAGAACCGTGTTGTGGCAACAAACGTCTGCTGACCCAGATTTTGAGGGAAGAGTGGGGATTTGATGGTATCATATTAAGTGACTGCTGGGCAATCAATGATTTTTTTGAGGAAAAAGGACATAAAACACATAAAGATTCTGCTTCTGCGGCTTCTGCTGCTGTATTAAGTGGTACAGACCTTGAATGTGGTGCAACCTATCTGTCTTTGTTGAAAGGAGTGCAAAACGGTCTGATTGATGAATCTGCAATTGATAAATCTGTGAAGAGGGTTCTAAAGGCCCGCTTTGAATTGGGAGAAATGGACGATCCCTCCAAAGTTTCCTGGACAAAGATACCTTTCTCTGTAGTGGCTTCTGCCGCACATGATTCCTTGGCTTTGAAAGTAGCCAGAGAATCGATGACATTGTTACTCAATAAGCACAATGTACTTCCATTGAAACGTGGAAACTTGACAGTTGCCGTAATGGGGCCGAATGCAAAAGATTCTGTCATGATGTGGGGAAACTATAATGGAGTACCTGCCCACACGGTAACCATATTGGATGGTATTCGTTCTGCCCTTGGAAAAGGAGATAAACTGATTTATGAACAGGGCTGTCCATGGGTAGGTGATGATTTGCTGGAGAGTGTGTTCAGTGAATGCAAGTCGGAAGGTCGGCCGGGATTCACAGCCCGTTATTGGAATAATGTGAACCACGAAGGAAAAGTGGATGTAGAAACACGGGTGATGACTCCGTTCAATTTCTGTACTTCAGGGGCTACGGTGTTTGCACCGGGTGTGAACCTGACGGATTTCTCTGCAACGTACAATGCGACTTACGTGCCCAAAGCTTCCGGTGAGGTTGTCTTCGAGGTGTATAGCTTTGGGAAAGGACGGCTACTGGTGAATCAGAAAGAAGCTATGTCATTTTATAATAGTCATGGCGGCAATAAGCAATCGTATGCTTTACAAGTGGAAGCAGGAAAGAAGTACGACATTGAGTTGCAGTTTGAATATCTGCAGAGTGATGCGCAGTTGAATTTTGACATGGGCTTTAAAAAGAAAGTCGATATTGCCAAATCTGTCAATGCGGTACGGAATGCGGATGTCGTTGTTTTCGTGGGAGGTATTTCTCCGAGTCTGGAAGGTGAAGAAATGGGAGTTGACTTGCCTGGCTTTAAGAAGGGAGACCGTACCAGCATTGAACTGCCGGAAGTACAGCGGAATTTGCTTGCTGCCTTGCATCGTGCAGGAAAAAAGGTGATTTTAGTGAACTGTTCCGGTTCACCAGTCGGACTTGTTCCTGAAACCGAAACTTGTGAGGCTATCTTGCAGGCTTGGTATTCAGGACAGCAGGGTGGTCGGGCGGTAGCCGATGTCTTGTTTGGTGATTACAATCCAGCCGGAAGATTGCCGGTTACTTTTTACCGAAACATCGAACAGTTGCCCGATTTTGAAGATTATAATATGGCAGGAAGAACTTATCGTTTCATGAAAGAACGTCCGCTGTTTTCGTTCGGATATGGCTTGAGTTATACTACATTTACATACGGGACAGCCACTTTCAACAAGCAGACGGTAGGTAGTGAGGATAATCTCTCTCTGGTGGTTCCGGTTTCGAATACGGGTAGTCGGGATGGAGAC includes:
- a CDS encoding cellulase family glycosylhydrolase; the encoded protein is MKKMISYWSLLLILIMGTVTFSSCKDDESNVEVSATPQLVSTFPEAGSELLSMAAKEITLKFDNFIYMDESKKDQITVSPEVTVEDIGILGKELILRLSSLASNTEYTVTVPTGVLKDRYDNVLDKVELKFKTMNITVEVEPNQSGMRSDALELMKNVSVGWNLGNSLEAFNEDGQINHGADTETAWGNPATTAEMITAIKNAGFNAVRIPVRWYPHAVNEELTEFNQEWITRVKAVIDICLNDGMYVILNTHHEKWETVAKGGESEETMNSNLSKFANLWKFIATTFRDYDERLVFSGTNEMHNAEWDSSEAELQMQNQFNECFVNVVRSTGGKNFYRNLIVQAYSCFPDNALTDKFILPKDVVENRLSVEFHFYRPSAFAYMDCPGYESNTFHYWGKDYKANNNPAVNYTEDEAYVDDLFGKLKAKFVDNGCGVVMGEYGVVTTPSTKGSKVENDLAETKKYYMNYLTSSACRNGIVPFVWDNGSYYNLEWDDFFSVAYGYKADAEYFGLFNRYDSMNSGACQTPVLEGVMTGTAMDYPY
- a CDS encoding glycoside hydrolase family 5 protein; translated protein: MNETDFSKLSKEGFDHVRLPVDEAVLWNEDGRKNEKAFNFLHKGIRWALKNELRVIVDLHIIRSHYFNAGQEGKVNKLWTDETEQNHFLDLWGGLSDELKQYPVSMLAYEIMNEPTAPDHEDWNGLVAKACRYIRKKEPDRMLVIGSNMWQGVGTFPFLKVPEGDKHIMLSFHFYEPFLLTHYRAGWTDLANFGGNVHYPGMLVSKEEMAGLAEADRKLASRWPDEWSKAKLASLVEKAKKLADAKGLILYCGEFGVYQTAPRADALRWYSDIVSVFGEMDIPWSVWDYKGGYGIYSPDGVPRKELIRILVPMDGKK
- a CDS encoding glycoside hydrolase family 3 N-terminal domain-containing protein; the protein is MTACLMLSVCSCSDRQKNGVSPAIPYDAEIEAKIEKMLDKMTLEEKVGQMCEITVDVITDFEASNKKGKFTLSEAMLDTVIGKYKVGSILNVPLSIAQSKEVWAEAIKQIQEKSMKEIGIPCIYGVDQIHGTTYTLGGTMFPQGINMAASFNRELTKKGAEISAYETKAGCIPWTYAPVVDLGRDPRWSRMWENYGEDCYVNAEMGKAAVAGFQGEDPNHIDEYHVAACMKHYMGYGVPVSGKDRTPSSISPSDLREKHFAPFLEAVRNGALTVMVNSAMDNGMPFHANHELLTKWLKEDLNWDGMVVTDWNDINNLCTRDRIAATKKEAIKMAINAGIDMSMVPYEVSFCTYLKELVEEGEVSMERIDDAVARVLRLKYRLGLFDHPYWDIKKYDKFGSEEFAKVALQAAEESEVLLKNENNILPLAKGTKILLTGPNANSMRTLNGGWSYSWQGNKADECAEAYNTIYEAFCNKFGKFNIIYEPGVTYAAYKNDNWWEENTPEIGKAVNAARTADVIVACIGENSYCETPGNLTNLTLSENQRNLVKALAKTGKPIVLVLNQGRPRIISDIEPLARGIVNVMLPSNYGGDALANLMAGDVNFSAKMPFTYPKHINAIATYDYKPCENIGQMNGNYNYDSVMDVQWPFGYGLSYTTYSYSNLKVDKTNFIYSDSLTVSIDVTNTGNMAGKEPVLLFVSDLVASSTPDNIRLRNFEKISLEPGETKTVSMKIRGSELAFVGYDGKWRLEKGEFRIKCGDQTAVVNCTQTKIWDTPNK
- the xyl3A gene encoding xylan 1,4-beta-xylosidase gives rise to the protein MKRTVTYIVFILTGYIPVLLGCARPDFRDSSLPSEQRAELLLQELTLEEKISLMMDVSKPVERLGIKPYNWWNEALHGVARAGLATVFPQPIGMAASFNDSLVYEVFTAVSDEARAKNAYYASKGSYERYQGLTMWTPNVNIYRDPRWGRGIETYGEDPCLTTRMGVSVVKGLQGVNDGKYDKLHACAKHFAVHSGPEWNRHSFDVEDLPLRDLYETYLPAFKALVQDADVKEVMCAYNRFEGEPCCGNKRLLTQILREEWGFDGIILSDCWAINDFFEEKGHKTHKDSASAASAAVLSGTDLECGATYLSLLKGVQNGLIDESAIDKSVKRVLKARFELGEMDDPSKVSWTKIPFSVVASAAHDSLALKVARESMTLLLNKHNVLPLKRGNLTVAVMGPNAKDSVMMWGNYNGVPAHTVTILDGIRSALGKGDKLIYEQGCPWVGDDLLESVFSECKSEGRPGFTARYWNNVNHEGKVDVETRVMTPFNFCTSGATVFAPGVNLTDFSATYNATYVPKASGEVVFEVYSFGKGRLLVNQKEAMSFYNSHGGNKQSYALQVEAGKKYDIELQFEYLQSDAQLNFDMGFKKKVDIAKSVNAVRNADVVVFVGGISPSLEGEEMGVDLPGFKKGDRTSIELPEVQRNLLAALHRAGKKVILVNCSGSPVGLVPETETCEAILQAWYSGQQGGRAVADVLFGDYNPAGRLPVTFYRNIEQLPDFEDYNMAGRTYRFMKERPLFSFGYGLSYTTFTYGTATFNKQTVGSEDNLSLVVPVSNTGSRDGDEVVQVYLSKVGDETGPVKTLRAFKRVFVPAGKTVDVHITLSKKDLKWWNEETHSILFCPGEYNVWIGGSSDGKTLDNYLITLQ